A genomic region of Haliotis asinina isolate JCU_RB_2024 chromosome 1, JCU_Hal_asi_v2, whole genome shotgun sequence contains the following coding sequences:
- the LOC137274189 gene encoding LOW QUALITY PROTEIN: toll-like receptor 2 (The sequence of the model RefSeq protein was modified relative to this genomic sequence to represent the inferred CDS: inserted 5 bases in 3 codons), producing the protein MLLNLTSYENKCLLSRNEQIITLSVGCNMIVFLVVGXVMYRYRWHIRYFTYMVRYSQRQEVDTVDYGYNYDAFVAYSAPDRVWVIKVLLPVLEDNEGLKLCXHDRDLQVGKLIIDHIVDSIQESRKITIVLSNEFAQSGWCQFELNLIQRHVLENGQRLLVVVMLEEIDTRHXRAMLQTTTYLMWGEEDNARKAFFNRLRMLLRSPTRDAGNR; encoded by the exons ATGCTCCTTAACCTGACGtcatatgaaaataaatgtcTGTTGAGTCGGAATGAACAAATCATTACTCTTTCTGTTGGATGCAACATGATAGTGTTTCTGGTAGTCG CGGTCATGTATCGTTACCGATGGCACATCCGATACTTCACCTACATGGTCAGATACAGTCAACGTCAGGAG GTGGACACCGTCGACTACGGCTACAACTACGACGCATTTGTTGCATACTCTGCACCTGATCGAGTCTGGGTAATAAAAGTTCTCCTTCCGGTTCTTGAAGATAATGAGGGCCTGAAACTTTG TCACGATAGAGACTTACAGGTTGGTAAATTAATCATTGATCATATAGTGGATTCAATTCAAGAAAGTCGCAAAATTACGATTGTCCTGTCCAATGAGTTTGCCCAGAGTGGGTGGTGCCAGTTTGAGCTCAATCTCATCCAGCGTCACGTGCTGGAGAATGGACAGCGCCTCCTGGTGGTGGTCATGTTGGAGGAGATAGACACACGTCA GAGAGCCATGTTGCAGACGACAACCTACCTGATGTGGGGAGAGGAAGATAATGCTAGAAAAGCCTTCTTCAACAGACTGAGGATGTTACTTCGTAGTCCAACCAGAGATGCAGGGAACAGGTGA
- the LOC137281564 gene encoding toll-like receptor 3 codes for MKTLQHPQSLVVITAILTFALASSTIPPLQKILDCYKGCNCSQFKYVEIDMLCNGLNLTRKPLPTPPLRSTSLNTSIYLENGTIPELSNNTLLVYSRYQIVYLSLKNNTIVHTDKNAFSSLMHLQTLDLSENFIAEDDLKKSFYGMAKTPIKELNISSMNLTNVSDDFFRHLQNVPNFRLIFRNNTNEFPLNALQAIRQMTSLDFGGNRLKRIDLRNASFTHLQSLDFDNNRFYEFPNFCSSNTFSNLKHLSVQWNGMRYLDRNYYSCLKNLTNFHLNGNLFPELKSNQFSMLPNIFKITLSYVACAMHTVERAVFNNSALKQIFFRKNRIWFREAEVNMQIFEGCSSLELLDLNDNVFHVTTESEYTTLFGDLTTLKTLVMGGNGMRFIPHVITSKLTKITSLALYRNSISDLKPNTFENMTSLNKLFLGNNEISTINEQSLPKSLKKLEIYGNPFSCTCAMVWLVDWMHKEPKTFGISKTGKYQFWYNCSSPMNLKGVHLLDLKMSKTSCLMGHDVKIVTLTFSILLIVFLVTGTWMYRYRWHIRYFIYMVRYSQRQEVDTGEYEYDVFVAYCAGDRHWVIRNMLPVLEGSENLKLCVHDRDFEVGKLIVDNIVDAIEASRKIVIVLSNSFAESDWCQFELNLIQRHVLENGQRLLLVVMLEEIDTRHVTKAMRAMLQTTTYLMWGEEDYARKAFFNRLRMLLRSPTRDAGNRRLSV; via the coding sequence ATGAAAACACTCCAGCACCCTCAGAGTTTGGTGGTCATTACTGCAATTTTGACTTTTGCGTTGGCTTCCAGTACAATTCCACCGTTGCAGAAGATCCTGGACTGTTATAAGGGATGTAACTGCAGCCAGTTTAAGTACGTAGAGATTGACATGCTTTGCAATGGATTAAACTTAACAAGGAAACCACTGCCAACGCCCCCACTACGGTCCACCAGTTTGAATACAAGCATTTATCTAGAGAACGGAACCATTCCAGAACTCTCGAACAACACCCTACTGGTGTACTCTCGGTATCAGATTGTCTATCTCAGTCTGAAAAATAACACAATTGTACACACAGACAAGAATGCCTTCAGCAGTTTGATGCATTTGCAAACGCTTGACCTGTCAGAGAACTTCATTGCCGAAGATGATCTGAAGAAATCGTTTTACGGAATGGCCAAGACGCCCATAAAAGAACTGAATATTAGTTCTATGAATCTTACGAATGTTTCAGATGATTTCTTTCGACATCTACAAAATGTTCCAAACTTTCGACTTATTTTTCGAAACAACACCAACGAGTTCCCACTGAATGCTCTTCAGGCAATAAGGCAAATGACCAGTCTTGACTTTGGTGGAAATCGTTTAAAACGCATAGATTTGAGAAATGCCAGCTTTACACATCTTCAAAGTCTTGATTTTGATAACAATCGCTTCTATGAGTTTCCTAATTTTTGTAGCAGTAATACGTTCTCCAATCTTAAACACCTGTCTGTTCAATGGAATGGTATGAGATATTTAGACAGAAACTATTATAGCTGTTTAAAGAACCTCACTAACTTTCACTTAAATGGTAATCTTTTTCCCGAACTAAAGTCAAATCAATTTTCGATGTTGCCAAACATATTCAAAATTACCTTGTCTTATGTTGCGTGTGCAATGCACACTGTGGAGAGAGCCGTGTTCAATAATTCGGcactaaaacaaatattttttcgtAAGAATCGTATTTGGTTCAGAGAAGCTGAGGtaaatatgcagatttttgAAGGATGTTCTTCTTTGGAACTTTTGGATCTCAATGATAATGTTTTCCATGTAACCACAGAATCGGAATATACTACTTTGTTTGGAGACCTCACCACCCTGAAGACTTTGGTTATGGGTGGTAATGGCATGCGTTTTATACCACACGTAATAACGTCAAAATTAACAAAAATCACGAGTCTTGCTCTGTATCGGAACTCCATTTCGGACCTAAAGCCAAACACGTTTGAAAATATGACAAGTTTGAACAAATTATTCTTGGGAAATAATGAAATCTCAACGATTAATGAACAATCCCTCCCAAAAAGTCTAAAAAAGCTTGAGATATATGGGAACCCATTTTCCTGTACATGTGCCATGGTGTGGCTTGTAGACTGGATGCATAAAGAACCCAAAACATTTGGTATTTCGAAAACAGGTAAATATCAATTTTGGTATAACTGTTCCAGTCCCATGAACCTAAAAGGGGTTCACTTGCttgatttgaaaatgtcaaaGACAAGTTGTCTGATGGGTCATGATGTGAAAATTGTAACTCTTACCTTTAGTATTTTACTGATAGTGTTCCTGGTGACAGGAACGTGGATGTATCGTTACCGATGGCACATCCGATACTTCATCTACATGGTCAGATACAGTCAACGTCAGGAGGTGGACACCGGTGAATACGAATATGATGTATTTGTGGCCTACTGTGCGGGAGATCGTCATTGGGTCATTCGTAACATGTTGCCGGTTCTGGAAGGCAGTGAAAACCTGAAACTCTGCGTCCATGACAGGGACTTTGAAGTTGGTAAATTAATCGTTGATAATATTGTGGATGCAATAGAAGCAAGCCGGAAAATCGTCATCGTCCTCTCTAACAGTTTTGCCGAAAGTGACTGGTGCCAGTTTGAGCTCAATCTCATCCAGCGTCACGTGCTGGAGAATGGACAGCGCCTCCTGCTAGTGGTCATGCTGGAGGAGATAGACACACGTCACGTGACCAAAGCTATGAGAGCCATGTTGCAGACGACAACCTACCTGATGTGGGGAGAGGAAGATTATGCTAGAAAAGCCTTCTTCAACAGACTGAGGATGTTGCTTCGCAGTCCAACCAGAGATGCAGGGAACAGACGGCTATCAGTTTAG